The stretch of DNA CAAATTGGTCACTCGCCAGCTGCGCCCTTTACAATCTGCCCAGCATGACCAACGCCCGCCCCGCCGAACCCTCCACGCCCACCCCCGCCGATTCCGCTCGTTTGGATCTGTTCGGGTTGCCGCTGGACGTGATTTCTCTGGACGCCACCTTGGATTTGTTGGGCGAGTGGATGTTCACGCAGTCCCGCGCCCCGCACACCGTGGTCACGCTGAACCCTGAATTGATCGTGCAGTCGCGCAGCCACCCCGAATTTGCAGGCGCGGTGCAGATCGCTGATCTGGTGACCGCAGACGGCGTGGGCATCGTGTACGCGGCCCGCCAACTGCACGGCGTAGAAGTACCGCGTGCGCCCGGGTTCGACATCGTGGCAGGCCTGATGAAACGGCACGGGGCCGACCTGCGGGTGTTCTTCCTCGGTGCAAAACCCGGTGTGGCGGAAGTGGCCGCCCAGAATGCCGCCCGCGACTACGGGATTACGGTGGCAGGCGTCCATCACGGCTATTTTGATCTGCCCGAAGACCAGCGCGTGGCCGACTTGGTGGGGGCCAGCAACGCCCATTTAGTTCTGACCGCGATGGGCGGCGGGCGGCAGGAAACCTTCAACCAATACTGGCGGCAGGTGCTCAATGCGCCTGTGCTGATCGGTTGCGGCGGCGTGATTGACGTGCTGGCCGGAACCGCTGACCTTGCCCCCGCATGGACGCGCCGAATGGGCGTGGAATGGATCTGGCGCGTGGTGGGAGACCGCAAACGCTGGAACCGTGCGCCTCGGTTGGCGCAATTCGTGCGGCTGGTGCGGGCTGAGAAGAAGCGGTTGGGACGGTAAGGCGCTTGGTGGGGCTGAGCGCGAAGGGCGTCTCAGGGTCGAGGGTCTGAGGAACGGCAATCGCTGACACCCCCTCCCACTTTCCTCCGGGCTGTACCAGTCAGGGGTGAGGAGTTAAACAACACTTCCAGCCCTTTGCCGTTAGCCCTCGCCCCTTGTGGGACTCGTAGAGCTGCACCGCAGAGAGGGGCGCTGGAAAACAGCGTGGTGGCTCGCAGCGCTTCTTGGTCAGAACGGACTGTCGTCACAAACGGACTCGCATGAGCAAGCCATTCCTCCCCATGAGGACGCCTGGCCGCTGCGAAGCAGAGGGGGAGGGGGCGATTCTGCAACGCCTCCGCCCCAGCACCTTAGACCCTCGACCCTTAGAGCCCCCTTCCCCCGTCCTCACCTCACGGACAGGCCCGTTCCAAGTTGCCTATACTGCCCCCATGTCCCTACTCGACATGATCGGCCCCGTGATGATCGGGCCGAGCAGCAGCCATACCGCTGGCGCTTGTCGCCTCGGCTTGGTGGCACACCACCTATTGGGCGAGGCTCCACGCACCGCCCGCATTGGCCTGCACGCCAGCTTTGCCAAAACGGGGCGCGGTCACGGCACACATCTGGCGTTGGTGGCCGGCCTGTTGGGATTCCTGCCCGACGATTCGCGCCTGCCCGACGCCTTTGCCGAAGCCGAGAAAGCGGGTTTGAAGGCCGAGTTTCATGATGTGGACTTGGGCGACGTGCATCCCAACACGG from Deinococcus sp. QL22 encodes:
- a CDS encoding WecB/TagA/CpsF family glycosyltransferase, with the protein product MTNARPAEPSTPTPADSARLDLFGLPLDVISLDATLDLLGEWMFTQSRAPHTVVTLNPELIVQSRSHPEFAGAVQIADLVTADGVGIVYAARQLHGVEVPRAPGFDIVAGLMKRHGADLRVFFLGAKPGVAEVAAQNAARDYGITVAGVHHGYFDLPEDQRVADLVGASNAHLVLTAMGGGRQETFNQYWRQVLNAPVLIGCGGVIDVLAGTADLAPAWTRRMGVEWIWRVVGDRKRWNRAPRLAQFVRLVRAEKKRLGR